In one Gadus morhua chromosome 7, gadMor3.0, whole genome shotgun sequence genomic region, the following are encoded:
- the micu2 gene encoding calcium uptake protein 2, mitochondrial, with product MASWGRVYNILRNFARTPRVLTALGQSRTVGTGVFASLVGGGVIYQHYEASRMFPVVVYAEETQETAVPVRSARRIRFNQFASLIYEQEVYMTPRDFLFSVMLENVDRKLRKKELKKEEVDKMLTTASRAQADNNLFRNVGDNGLISYTEYLFLLTILTKPGTGFHIAFKMLDVDGNEQVDKKEFLKLKNIIRQKKEKNPKEGDNKPTAGVEDVNTTLQAFFFGRHGENKLQYKEFQRFMEDLQAEVQEMEFLQFSKGMDTMRREDFAEWLLHYTNEEDNDAYWENMRKRIPAGESITFAEFKAFCLFTNNLEDFAFTMKLISEANRPIGKAQFKRAVRIATGHDLSENVLDTVFKIFDLDGDNCLSHKEFLGVMHDRMLRGLKVQHRLGLSGYWKCVKQETLKGAQEALRESGSPF from the exons ATGGCCAGCTGGGGCAGGGTGTATAACATCTTGAGGAACTTTGCGAGGACGCCTCGGGTACTCACAGCGTTGGGACAGTCCCGCACTGTTGGTACGGGCGTATTTGCATCTCTCGTTGGAGGTGGAGTGATTTATCAGCATTATGAAGCCAGCAGGATGTTTCCTGTGGTCGTTTATGCTGAGGAGACACAG GAAACCGCTGTACCCGTGCGGTCTGCAAGGCGAATTCGCTTTAATCAGTTTGCCTCGTTGATTTACGAGCAGGAGGTTTACATGACACCCAGAGACTTCCTTTTCTCGGTGATGCTGGAGAATGTCGACC GTAAGTTGCGAAAGAAGGAGTTGAAAAAAGAG GAAGTGGATAAAATGTTGACGACTGCCAGCAGGGCGCAGGCTGATAACAACCTCTTCAGAAACGTGGGAGATAATG GCTTGATATCCTACACGGAATATCTATTCTTGTTGACCATCCTAACCA AGCCTGGCACAGGATTTCATATTGCTTTCAAGATGCTTGATGTTGATGGAAATGAGCAGGTTGATAAGAAGGAGTTTCTTAAG CTGAAGAACATCATtcggcaaaaaaaagaaaaaaatcccaAGGAAGGTGACAAT AAACCAACAGCTGGAGTGGAGGACGTGAACACCACCCTGCAGGCCTTCTTCTTTGGACGGCACGGGGAAAACAAGCTGCAGTACAAGGAGTTCCAACG GTTCATGGAGGACCTGCAGGCCGAGGTGCAGGAGATGGAGTTCCTGCAGTTCTCCAAGGGCATGGACACCATGAGAAGGGAGGACTTTGCTGAGTGGCTGCTACACTACACCAACGAAGAGGACAACGACGCCTACTGGGAGAACATGCGCAAGAGGATCCCGGCTGGCGAG AGCATCACATTTGCTGAGTTCAAAGCCTTCTGCCTCTTCACCAACAATTTGGAGGACTTTGCATTCACGATGAAACTGATCAGTGAAGCCAACCGACCTATCGGCAAGG CCCAGTTCAAACGAGCGGTGAGGATCGCGACAGGACACGACCTGTCTGAGAACGTGCTGGACACTGTGTTCAAGATCTTCGACCTGGATGGGGACAACTGCCTTAGCCACAAGGAGTTCCTCGGTGTCATGCACGACAGAATGCTACGCGGCCTAAAG GTGCAGCACCGGTTAGGCCTGTCTGGCTATTGGAAATGTGTGAAGCAGGAAACCCTGAAAGGAGCGCAGGAGGCCCTGAGGGAATCTGGAAGCCCTTTCTAA